The genomic DNA CCAACAGCCACGGCAGCGCTCGCCACGGCTGCTTTGGAGGTATCGATCGAGACAGGCACCTTCGCAAGTTTGCAAACCGCTTCGATAACCGGCAGCACGCGGTCTAACTCGGTTTGTTGGCTCACGGGTTCGGCATACGGGCGTGTGCTTTCGCCGCCAATATCCAAAAGATCGGCCCCTTCGCTCACGAGTTTTTGTGCGTGGGCAATGGCCGCTTGGGAATCGAGAAACTGCCCACCATCAGAAAAACTATCGGGTGTGACGTTCACAATGCCCATTAGCAGAGGACGGCACGGCAGCTGCAAAGCGCGCGTGCGGAGCTGCCAAACGGCCGCACGTTTTGAAATAGATGGCTCCATCAGATTGATGGTAGCACATCGGGCGGTGGCCAGCAGCACGCTATGCCGCAAGTCCGAATGGATTGCAGATCGGCGCCGAATCGGCAGGATCTATTCGTAGCAATCGATCACGGTTCACCACGGTCGTTCCATCAAGTCGACAATTTGCTTGGCCAGTTTTTCGACGACTTGATATTCGCTGGTCGCATACGATTGGCCGTACTCGGGAATGTATTGGGCGCTGGCGCCGATGGTGGTAAACTCGGGAGGGAGCGGGACGGCGCCGTTGTAAATGACGTCTCCCTTGCGATTGATCCACGTGACTTGCACCTGGTAGTTGACTTCGGTATCGCGGGCTTCGTCGAAGCGGTTCAAATCGGTCACGCGCTTGGTATCGCGCACTAGCTTTGCCGTAAGCACGCTGTCAGCATTGGGGCTGCCGACAACTTTGTATGGCGTTTCTTTTTCGATTTGCTTGCCGATGGCTTCGGTCAATGCCTCGCCCAAACCGGGCCGAAAGCTGTGCGATTCGACCATCGGCACGTACACCGTGCTAATATCGGGCGGGAATAGCGAGGCGTTGCCAAAGTGATAGGTCGCGCAGCCGGAAAGGAAAAGCAGAAGGCAGAAGGCAGAAGGCAGAAGGCAGTAAGCGGTAGGAGGTAGGCGGTGGGCAGAATTACAAAGCCGCGACCGTTGTTCGCGCGGCTGGCGAAAGGTGGATGTCAAATTGCGCATGCTTACCCACCGTTTGCTTCCAAGAAACTGCTTGAGCGAAAATTATCGCGTTTGGACGGGGCTTTCCCCAGTTGCTTGGTAGTTTTGGTTGGCTTCCTGCTGACGATCTGCCGACTGAACAGCCGGAATTAGCGGATTGGGGTTATCCTTTTGCTGCTGAGCCAGGAATGTGTCTCGGCGATCTTGCGTATTGACATCTTCGGCAACACTTTTGGGCTTCGCCCAATCGGTCAAAAATGCCAGTCGGCTGGGCGGTTCATTTGGTTTGCCTTCCAAGGCCGCCAGACGGGTTTTGGCTTGGTCGGCGAATGGCGTTTGTGGATATTCCTTGAGTACTTGGGCGTAATAAATGCGGGCTGCGCCGTAATGATCGCCTTTGTCCCAATATTGGGCCAACTGCAAATCACGCGTGGCCATTTGGGCCTTTACTTCGGCCTTGGCACGAACCAGCCGCTCGCGCTCAGCGCCAATTTCATTGGGAAACTGCGCCAGCGTTTGGTCGATGAGTTGATTGGCCTCTTCCAGCGGCTTGCTGTTGTAGCCGGGTCCTTGATATTTCAGCAGTTTGCATTGCACTCCCAGCAAATGCGCCTGCAGTTGATATTTGCTTTTCGGGTAATCGGTGCGGACGATGTTGTAATAATAATCGGCGTCTTCCCAGCGATGCCGCCGGAAGGCCATGTTGCCTTCCGTCATGCAGGCACAATCGGCCAGTGGGCCGCGCGGATCGTTCACCCGCACGCTGTTGTAGGCATTGGAAGCGTGACCGGCGGTATCGAACATGGGATCGTTTTTATCGGTCCAATTCGGCGTCAGCACCCAGTGGTGGTGCAATTCGTCTTCTTGCTGCCAGTAGCGTCCAATGGCAAACTGCCGGCTAGTGGTGGCATCGAGATGGTGCGTGTTAGGATATTTTTTCAATAATTCTTCGTATTCGTCTTCGGCATAGGGATAGCGGTCGGCGAAGAAATAACTTTCCGCCTCCAAAAACATGGAGTCTTCTTCCAGCGTGGAATTGGGCCAGCGATCGGCGGCAGAGGCAAATTTTTTGGCGGCCTTATCATATTGCTTGGCCTCGAAGAATTTTTCCCCCTCGTCGAAAAATCCTTCGGCAATTTTTTGATTTGGGCCCAAACCAACGGCTTTTTTCATCTCCTTGCTGACGTTTTCCGGCGCCAAGCGGGCCCAACCCGTGGGTTCTTGCGTTTCGTAATCGGACTTCACATCGTCGGGAATATCGGAATCGCTGGGACGCCCTTTAGCGACATCGATGGGCGTGCCTTTGCAGCCAATGGTGGCTGCCGCGGCGCATAGAATGGCTACGAATGCAAAAAGCTTTGCTGTGCAAGTGGAATATGACATCCGTGTCGTATGGCTTTTACGCCGTCAGGTAGTTGTGCATTCGTGGCCGATGGCCCAGCAAATGGGCCAGGTAGTTATTCATTAGTCCGCGCAACTCGCCGCGAGTGCGGGCATCAAGCTCTAATCGTTTCCAGGCTTCGGATTGCAAATCGGCCAGTTGTGCCATGGTTTTCACCGTGCCACCGTGAACTGAAACCACCTGCCGCTTACCGGGTCGGCACTTCGAACACAGCACACCGCCTGCCAACAAGCCAAACGCAATCCGCTCGGTTCTGGGCACGATGACGCCGCATTCGACGCAAATTTCCGACGAGGGCAAGTGTCCCAACACGTTTAACGCCGCCAACTCCCAGTGCAAGACCGTATTCGATGCCGCTTCGCCGTGCGCAAGAGCAAGCAGAGTTTGGTCTGCTAGATCGAATAGCGCTGGATGCGGATCGTAATCGTCAGTCAATTCACTGAGTAGTTCGGCCACGTAATAACCTGCGTACAGGCAAGACAAGTTGCTACTGGGCGGACGGAATCGCCGATCCAGTTTGGCTTCTGTCAGCAGGTCTAGTGCTCCGGACGATTTGCGGAGGAACACTATTCGACACAAGGCCAACAGGTCAAGGGCGGATTCGAATGGCCCTTTCGGCCTGCGCGCACCTTTGGCCAAAGTCTGTATTTTGCCAAATTCGCGGGTAAATAGCGTCACCACGCTGCTAGTTTCGCTGAATTCGACCACTTTCAGCACCAGCGCGGTGGCTTTTTCAGATGACATGGAAAAAAGTTGCAGGGGCCAAGTGGTGAGCGGAAGGTAAATCCTACTCGCCGATCAGCGCCGGGGAAACCGCGAAACGGGCCAGTCCTAGTCGGCGCTGGGCACTTCAGATTCGGCGCTTGCTTCGTCTTCGGTCGGCGGCGGCAGCACTTCGATGGCCACCCGGTGAACGCGCCGACGAGCGGCCTCCAGCACTTTGATTTTAACGCCGTCGTATGTTAATTCCTCGCCCATGTGTGGAATGCGGCCAAGCTGATGAAAAACAAATCCGCCAATGGTGTCGAAATGTTCGTCTTCCGGTAGATGC from Pirellulales bacterium includes the following:
- the recO gene encoding DNA repair protein RecO; translation: MSSEKATALVLKVVEFSETSSVVTLFTREFGKIQTLAKGARRPKGPFESALDLLALCRIVFLRKSSGALDLLTEAKLDRRFRPPSSNLSCLYAGYYVAELLSELTDDYDPHPALFDLADQTLLALAHGEAASNTVLHWELAALNVLGHLPSSEICVECGVIVPRTERIAFGLLAGGVLCSKCRPGKRQVVSVHGGTVKTMAQLADLQSEAWKRLELDARTRGELRGLMNNYLAHLLGHRPRMHNYLTA
- a CDS encoding LptE family protein — encoded protein: MRNLTSTFRQPREQRSRLCNSAHRLPPTAYCLLPSAFCLLLFLSGCATYHFGNASLFPPDISTVYVPMVESHSFRPGLGEALTEAIGKQIEKETPYKVVGSPNADSVLTAKLVRDTKRVTDLNRFDEARDTEVNYQVQVTWINRKGDVIYNGAVPLPPEFTTIGASAQYIPEYGQSYATSEYQVVEKLAKQIVDLMERPW
- the bamD gene encoding outer membrane protein assembly factor BamD translates to MSYSTCTAKLFAFVAILCAAAATIGCKGTPIDVAKGRPSDSDIPDDVKSDYETQEPTGWARLAPENVSKEMKKAVGLGPNQKIAEGFFDEGEKFFEAKQYDKAAKKFASAADRWPNSTLEEDSMFLEAESYFFADRYPYAEDEYEELLKKYPNTHHLDATTSRQFAIGRYWQQEDELHHHWVLTPNWTDKNDPMFDTAGHASNAYNSVRVNDPRGPLADCACMTEGNMAFRRHRWEDADYYYNIVRTDYPKSKYQLQAHLLGVQCKLLKYQGPGYNSKPLEEANQLIDQTLAQFPNEIGAERERLVRAKAEVKAQMATRDLQLAQYWDKGDHYGAARIYYAQVLKEYPQTPFADQAKTRLAALEGKPNEPPSRLAFLTDWAKPKSVAEDVNTQDRRDTFLAQQQKDNPNPLIPAVQSADRQQEANQNYQATGESPVQTR